A single genomic interval of Plodia interpunctella isolate USDA-ARS_2022_Savannah chromosome 16, ilPloInte3.2, whole genome shotgun sequence harbors:
- the Rsph9 gene encoding radial spoke head protein 9 homolog produces the protein MDVHKLWQYKEYMNVNGFMLTSELITILQNSLTLLQVENHFAHIQYWGQIYALSGDYHIAVGITNDAMADRKYFYTTDFKFWGLLPKAKRKYKLLSLITFFPFHGNPSLKIKVLDEALEENNPDRCQFMKEENRIAATIANICDEAEICARGQLIKQPDGTVVINPNFYGLNSAEAKQLKSYLHIRQAQQRWNTNLLTRPDYNYSMDFLDSIDQDIPNGCWNLSLEQSGTVAYLRSLYWPGMTYFHKIKTPDAGFLYVGNGRKNLDVPFLL, from the exons ATGGACGTGCACAAACTTTGGCAGTACAAGGAGTACATGAACGTGAATGGCTTCATGCTCACCAGCGAGCTGATAACAATTCTACAGAATTCTCTCACCCTTCTACAAGTGGAGAATCATTTCGCTCACATCCAATATTGGGGGCAAATATACGCGCTTAGTGGTGATTATCACATAGCAG TCGGAATCACCAACGACGCGATGGCCGATCGAAAATATTTCTACACGACAGATTTTAAATTCTGGGGTCTACTCCCCAAAGCGAAGAGGAAGTACAAGCTCCTTTCTCTCATCACATTCTTTCCTTTTCATGGAAATCCTTCTTTGAAAATCAAGGTTTTAGATGAAGCTCTGGAGGAAAATAACCCGGATAGATGCCAGTTTATGAAGGAAGAGAACCGGATCGCAGCGACTATAGCTAATATCTGCGATGAAGCGGAAATTTGCGCTCGGGGACAGTTGATAAAACAGCCAGACGGCACTGTAGTTATTAATCCAAATTTCTATGGTTTAAACTCTGCAGAAGCGAAGCAACTGAAGTCCTATCTCCACATCAGACAAGCGCAGCAACGATGGAATACGAACCTCCTCACCAGACCAGATTATAACTATAGCATGGATTTCTTGGATTCTATAGATCAGGATATACCAAATGGCTGTTGGAACTTATCCTTGGAGCAATCTGGGACAGTAGCCTATTTGAGAAGCCTGTATTGGCCTGGAATGACATATTTCCATAAAATCAAAACTCCTGACGCTGGGTTTCTGTATGTGGGGAATGGCCGGAAGAATTTGGACGTTCCTTTTCttttgtaa